From Stenotrophomonas maltophilia, a single genomic window includes:
- a CDS encoding 20S proteasome subunit A/B, which produces MTYCVGIEVDEGLVFAADTRTNASLDDVRVHRKLHVFEYPGQAAYVLMAAGNLATTQLLVSRLGRDAGERRTPNLRDMAHLFEAAEYVGQLLVDSQVHSSHSEHGHDGVNTQATLIFGGQIAGERPGLYMIYPLGNAIAASPETPYLQIGESKYGKPILDRILSPATRLEDAARTAIVSLDSTIRSNLSVGLPIDLALLRDGELRIGQQLRLGADSALYADIHQNWSRRLEQAVDSLPRFPWETTER; this is translated from the coding sequence ATGACCTATTGCGTTGGAATCGAGGTCGACGAGGGCCTGGTCTTCGCCGCCGATACCCGGACCAATGCCTCGCTGGACGATGTGCGCGTGCATCGCAAGCTGCACGTGTTCGAGTATCCCGGCCAGGCAGCCTACGTGCTGATGGCGGCGGGCAACCTGGCCACCACCCAGCTGCTGGTGTCACGGCTGGGGCGCGATGCCGGCGAACGGCGCACGCCCAACCTGCGCGACATGGCCCATCTTTTCGAGGCCGCCGAGTACGTCGGCCAGCTGCTGGTCGACAGCCAGGTGCACAGCAGCCACAGCGAGCACGGCCATGACGGGGTCAACACCCAGGCCACGCTGATCTTCGGCGGCCAGATCGCCGGCGAGCGGCCGGGGCTGTACATGATCTATCCGCTGGGCAATGCCATTGCCGCCTCGCCGGAGACGCCCTACCTGCAGATCGGCGAATCCAAATACGGCAAGCCGATCCTCGACCGCATCCTCAGCCCGGCCACCCGGCTGGAAGACGCGGCGCGCACGGCGATCGTCTCGCTCGATTCGACCATCCGCTCCAACCTGTCGGTGGGCCTGCCGATCGACCTGGCACTGCTGCGCGATGGCGAGCTGCGCATCGGCCAGCAGCTGCGGCTGGGCGCGGATTCGGCGCTGTATGCCGACATCCACCAGAACTGGTCGCGGCGGCTGGAACAGGCGGTGGACAGCCTGCCGCGGTTCCCGTGGGAAACCACCGAACGGTAG
- the folK gene encoding 2-amino-4-hydroxy-6-hydroxymethyldihydropteridine diphosphokinase: MTTVLLSLGSNVQPRRYLHAAVTALRERFGALQVSPAYRTAAVGFDGPAFLNNAVAIETGLPLQALDDWLHALEDAHGRDRSGPRFSDRTLDIDVVFYGDLVVEGPGHLRIPRPELKHAFVLKPLADIAPDFIDPVSGQDLAALWRAHPQFGEAFEVVDLG; the protein is encoded by the coding sequence ATGACCACCGTGCTCCTGAGCCTGGGCAGCAACGTCCAGCCCCGCCGCTACCTCCACGCCGCGGTGACGGCCCTGCGCGAGCGCTTCGGCGCGCTGCAGGTGTCGCCCGCCTACCGTACCGCCGCGGTTGGCTTCGATGGCCCGGCCTTCCTCAACAACGCAGTGGCGATCGAGACCGGCCTGCCGCTGCAGGCGCTGGATGACTGGCTGCATGCGCTGGAAGACGCGCATGGCCGTGATCGCAGCGGGCCGCGCTTTTCCGACCGGACCCTGGACATCGACGTGGTGTTCTACGGCGACCTGGTGGTGGAAGGCCCCGGCCACCTGCGCATTCCGCGCCCGGAACTGAAGCATGCCTTCGTGCTGAAGCCGCTGGCCGACATCGCGCCGGATTTCATCGATCCGGTCAGCGGGCAGGACCTGGCTGCGCTGTGGCGCGCGCACCCGCAGTTCGGCGAGGCGTTCGAGGTGGTTGACCTCGGATGA
- a CDS encoding ATP-binding response regulator: MPLTGPALGALRILLVEDSPEDAELMSEQMLDAGLDARFERVESEAELRQALAAFQPDIVLSDLSMPGFSGDDALRIVRETSPEVPFIFVSGTMGEENAVAALQKGANDYIIKHQPARLPSAVARSIRDARSAVERARVETELMRAQRLESLSLLAAGLSHDLRNILQPLLIMPDLLKARTEDPQLHHLADVIAECGRRGHEMAESMLSFVRGSRKPSERIEIDGLFDAVALLLRSNVPDAVRLELQVQDQGLVVDANYTELQQVMLNLALNAIQAMPNGGRLSLIASHAGQRDGVDWMHIRVADEGIGMDADTLSHLFNPFFTTKADGTGLGLMSCKRIVEGAGGSIHVSSQPGQGTCFELRLPMHEASDGSEPIEQLVALGSGQSILVVDGEATRLSLLGNALSSQGYQLQLASDGPAALRWMQQEAMPALVIADAGSKLLPASQLLGEMAALGYRGPALVLEDTTAAVTPDAFPAGVEVHVLRKPLQMQQVFRAVAEALG, encoded by the coding sequence ATGCCCCTGACCGGTCCCGCCCTGGGGGCGCTGCGCATCCTGCTGGTGGAGGATTCACCGGAAGATGCCGAGCTGATGTCCGAACAGATGCTCGATGCGGGGCTGGACGCCCGCTTCGAGCGCGTCGAGAGCGAGGCCGAACTGCGCCAGGCGCTGGCCGCGTTCCAGCCGGACATCGTGCTGTCCGACCTGAGCATGCCGGGCTTCTCCGGTGACGATGCGTTGCGCATCGTGCGCGAGACCTCGCCGGAAGTGCCCTTCATCTTCGTCTCCGGCACCATGGGTGAAGAGAACGCGGTAGCAGCGCTGCAGAAGGGCGCCAACGACTACATCATCAAGCACCAGCCGGCGCGCCTGCCGTCGGCGGTGGCGCGTTCGATCCGCGATGCGCGCAGTGCGGTCGAACGCGCACGCGTGGAAACCGAGCTGATGCGCGCGCAGCGGCTGGAAAGCCTGTCGCTGCTTGCCGCTGGTCTCAGCCACGACCTGCGCAACATCCTGCAGCCGCTGCTGATCATGCCGGACCTGCTGAAGGCGCGCACCGAAGATCCGCAGCTGCACCACCTGGCCGATGTCATCGCCGAGTGCGGCCGGCGCGGCCATGAGATGGCCGAGTCGATGCTGTCGTTCGTGCGCGGCTCGCGCAAGCCAAGCGAACGCATCGAGATCGACGGCCTGTTCGATGCGGTGGCGCTGCTGTTGCGCAGCAACGTACCCGACGCCGTACGGCTGGAACTGCAGGTGCAGGACCAGGGCCTGGTGGTCGACGCCAACTACACCGAGCTGCAGCAGGTGATGTTGAACCTAGCGTTGAACGCGATCCAGGCCATGCCCAATGGCGGCCGCCTGAGCCTGATTGCCAGCCATGCCGGCCAGCGCGATGGCGTGGACTGGATGCACATCCGGGTGGCCGACGAAGGCATCGGCATGGATGCGGACACGTTGTCGCACCTGTTCAACCCGTTCTTCACCACCAAGGCTGACGGCACCGGCCTGGGGCTGATGTCCTGCAAGCGCATCGTCGAAGGCGCCGGGGGCAGCATCCATGTCAGCAGCCAGCCGGGGCAGGGCACCTGTTTCGAACTGCGTCTGCCGATGCATGAGGCCAGCGACGGCAGCGAGCCGATCGAGCAGCTGGTGGCGCTGGGCAGCGGGCAGTCGATCCTGGTGGTCGATGGCGAGGCGACGCGCCTTTCGCTGCTCGGCAATGCGCTGTCCAGCCAGGGCTACCAGCTGCAGCTGGCCTCCGACGGCCCGGCCGCGCTGCGCTGGATGCAGCAGGAGGCGATGCCGGCACTGGTGATCGCCGATGCCGGTTCCAAGCTGCTGCCGGCCAGCCAGCTGCTGGGCGAGATGGCCGCGCTGGGTTACCGCGGCCCGGCACTGGTGCTGGAAGACACGACGGCAGCGGTGACGCCCGATGCGTTCCCGGCCGGCGTGGAGGTGCATGTGCTGCGCAAGCCGCTGCAGATGCAGCAGGTGTTCCGCGCGGTGGCCGAAGCGCTGGGCTGA
- a CDS encoding response regulator, with amino-acid sequence MTTLRTILLAEDSPADAEMAIDALEEARLANPIVHVEDGVEVMDYLLRRGAFANREEGLPAVLLLDIKMPRMDGLEVLRQIREHEELKRLPVVILSSSREESDLARSWDMGVNAYVVKPVDVDQFFGAVQTLGKFWALINQAPELE; translated from the coding sequence ATGACGACTCTGCGCACCATTCTTCTCGCCGAAGACAGCCCGGCCGACGCCGAGATGGCGATCGACGCCCTGGAGGAGGCGCGTCTGGCCAACCCCATCGTGCACGTCGAGGATGGCGTGGAAGTGATGGACTACCTGCTGCGTCGCGGCGCGTTCGCCAACCGCGAGGAAGGCCTGCCGGCGGTGCTGCTGCTGGACATCAAGATGCCGCGCATGGATGGCCTGGAAGTACTGCGGCAGATCCGTGAGCACGAAGAACTCAAGCGCCTGCCGGTGGTGATCCTGTCGTCCTCGCGCGAGGAGAGCGACCTGGCCCGCAGCTGGGACATGGGCGTGAACGCCTATGTGGTCAAGCCGGTGGATGTGGACCAGTTCTTCGGCGCCGTGCAGACGCTGGGCAAGTTCTGGGCGTTGATCAACCAGGCACCGGAACTCGAGTGA